Proteins encoded by one window of Aspergillus chevalieri M1 DNA, chromosome 6, nearly complete sequence:
- a CDS encoding uncharacterized protein (COG:K;~EggNog:ENOG410PRVF;~InterPro:IPR004827;~PFAM:PF00170;~go_function: GO:0003700 - DNA-binding transcription factor activity [Evidence IEA];~go_process: GO:0006355 - regulation of transcription, DNA-templated [Evidence IEA]) gives MQPALAPAPHPSMQTSAQDHADQVLHDQLLAAQQHLSHPQARPPQPPPAQPPHMQPNASPRDQNNIDPAISGASMLAGPPQTPPQQDPSGPESPKSYGKRPLSTSKRAAQNRAAQRAFRQRKETYIRKLEDQVKDFENMSEGIKTLQTENYQLREYIINLQSRLLDTQGEVPELPGNIDLSQPRTEMQVPPGVSNQNPAGPTPPGNPQQQPQPHQNAAASNDDMNSLNRIAVAGLGMRKHPNEDPNYMANTQFQNKRLRGDEGQHDSDVTKTEPTHGLPVVS, from the exons ATGCAGCCTGCACTAGCCCCAGCGCCGCATCCAAGCATGCAAACCTCTGCTCAG GACCATGCGGATCAGG TGCTCCATGATCAGCTTCTAGCAGCCCAGCAGCACCTGTCCCATCCCCAGGCCCGTCCGCCGCAACCTCCACCTGCGCAACCTCCGCATATGCAGCCGAACGCTAGCCCCCGCGACCAGAACAACATTGACCCGGCTATCTCCGGTGCTTCGATGCTTGCCGGTCCTCCTCAAACGCCTCCCCAGCAGGATCCGTCCGGTCCCGAGTCTCCCAAGAGCTATGGCAAGCGGCCATTGTCGACTTCCAAGCGGGCTGCTCAGAACCGTGCTGCACAG AGAGCATTCCGTCAACGAAAGGAAACCTACATTCGCAAATTGGAGGACCAGGTGAAGGACTTCGAAAACATGTCCGAGGGGATTAAAACACTACAGACTGAGAACTACCAGCTCAGAGAATACATCATCAACCTGCAATCGCGGTTACTCGACACCCAGGGCGAAGTGCCCGAACTTCCAGGGAACATTGATCTGAGCCAACCCCGAACGGAAATGCAGGTACCACCGGGTGTATCCAACCAGAACCCTGCTGGTCCTACTCCTCCAGGGAACCCTCAGCAGCAGCCCCAACCCCACCAAAATGCGGCCGCATCGAACGACGATATGAATTCGCTGAACCGGATAGCAGTCGCCGGTCTGGGAATGCGGAAACACCCGAACGAGGACCCGAACTACATGGCCAACACCCAGTTCCAGAACAAACGCCTCCGTGGCGATGAGGGTCAGCATGACTCCGATGTCACCAAAACAGAGCCAACACACGGGTTGCCCGTTGTCTCGTGA